In the Trichoderma atroviride chromosome 4, complete sequence genome, TTAACCGGGTCCCATCTAGCCCCTGGAGGAGCCTGCGGGTTGTAGCCGGCTCCGTGCGGACCATCTCCTCCCCACCCGCCTTCGCCCGTGAATAGCGGATCGTCAAACGTAGGGTGCATTCCTGAGAAGCCGCCTGGGCGGGGGAGACCTCCGCCTACGAATGAGCCTCGCAACGGATCGTGAGGCCCAAGGCCAGGAGGGTTGAGGTCGTCGTGGCCAATGTAGCTCGGAGGCATCCTCAGCCCGCCCATGACACGGCCAGGAGGGCTGTTGATTTGGTGCTCGTCTTCAAAGTCAGGAGGAGGGAAATCAGCGGGCGGAGGTCGTCGACGAGCGTTATCAGGCAGCAGTCCAGGATGAGGATAGGGCATCTGTCCTGGCATCTGTCCTGGACTGGGGCCGATTGGGGGTCTGGGTCCCCAGGGATGAAGGCTGGGATCGCCGCGAGCCTCCTGCGCGCGTCTCTCGCCTCTGGCATTTGCTTCGGCATCCTCGGTCTCGACGTAGCCCTCCCTTTGCAGCCTTGGGATCAACTTCTGCACGATTTGTACTCTAGTGTCGTTTAAGATGCGCTCGATGGCGCCGTCTGAAGTAAAGAGCTTCTTTAGCTTATCGGGGAGGTTGCTCCGGTCTTCGTTTCCGCGGGCATCGAGGGGGATGCGTAGGGGCAGATTAGAAGCTTGGACAATGTCTCGAACGGTGTACTCGAAACGATGGATGTTCTCGGCGCCGACAGCGAGGCCCCGAATCTCGACCTTTGAGCCCATGCGATCGACGCGGACGACAAATGTCATGGAGGACTGCTTGTGCTTGTAGACGAAGGATAGAGAGCCGAAGCCGTTGTTCCACTGGGGTGGCAGACGAGGGGCGAGAGAAGCGCATTCAGCTACATCAACGTGTTGGTGAGTGTCTTTGGCATTGGGTATATACGATGCCAATTAGGCTGGGTGAGAACATACGCATTTGCTTATCTTCGTCAAAGCCGCAGAGCCTGAAATCGAGAGCGGCGAAATATGCATGGACGAGCAAGGCGATGACCTCGTAGGATGACGCAAGATCGGATGATTCGTCGCCTCGGGCGTGCGTGGGCAGAGCgtctgccatggccatgaggACGACATTGACGCTGagaggtggaggagctgtTGTATCacccatgatgatgatggtgatgatgaagatgtgtATCAGTAAAAGGTGATTGGTAGTATGTTATAGAGAAAAGTGAAGCTTTTACGATGGATATTCTTGATGGGATGAGATGCGTAGCATGGAGCACTTTGGAGTTGATGTATATGCAGGTTCAAGTGACGCTGAGCTTGGAGAAGTCCAACCCGGGATGATATGATGCGTCATTGCCACTGCTGCCTCGGCAAGAGCTCTTTCTACAGCTAGAGCTCAGCCCTACAGGCGGGGTCGCTCGAAGCTCCAGTGGACTGTCCAGCTGTGTGCCCAGCTGTATTAGCACTGTTGGCGATTGTCGTCAGTTGAGTTCAAGGCCATCACATGACTTGGCGTCTCGCCCATCAACGCGAACACGCCCAACACGTCTCCCTCGCTTTCTTCTCCCAAAACACCACAAGCTCGGCCATCACGACGCAATGTCAGCCTCAGTCTCGCCGCCAACACACCGCCAACACCAGAACCAGCCCCATCCAGCCCATTCCACGCCcacttcctctccctctgcaggcccctccccctccctctccctcccccctcctcGCCGCAGCGCCCCTCCTCTCCACCTTCACCTCGTTCctcaccatcgccatccacTCTCTGCTCTACCACCGCAGCCTCTACCCACCGACATCCTTCCTCACCGCCCGCGCCTTCAACCTCGCCGTGCACCAGTCCCGCCACCCCGCCGTCTGCGCCTGGATCAACGACGCCGTCTCGGCAATCTCCAACCAGCTCAACGCCGGCACCGCCAGGCGCATCGTCTTTGTCGTGcacagcagcgacagcaaaGTCCGCGAACGATGGGTCTTTGACGTGGAGCGCTTCCCAGCGTGGAATCTGAAAGATGaggccgcagcagcggcaacagcagcggaGTCGGGAGCACCGACTTCgcatcagcagcaagacaatgaccaagacgacgattccgaagagggcgaggacgaagaaacCGCCGCCGAGGTGCAAGATGCGCTCAACTGGGCCGACATCCACGAAGCCCTCCGAGGAGCGCTGCAGAGACTTGCCTATGCCGCGCAGGCCgccgagaagctgccgccaGGATGCACATTTACGCTCGCCCTGGAGCtgagagacgaggctgaagcCCCTATTGGTGTaagcatgtacaagtaaaacCAGGAAGACGCAGCAATGCTCGTCCTGGCAAACCGTAGCAAAAAAGGCTCCCCCCAACTAACAAATAAATCATCTCTAGCATCCCCAGCCATGGATCCCATCAGAGCCCAATCTCCAACCCCCTACCAAGCAGAAACCCCACCAAGGCGAATCTCTCAAGGGCATCGCCACAAAGCCCGTCCGCTCCGTGAGGGTAGATCCGCTGTTTTTCGAGTGCTGGCTCGAACAGGGCTCGCCGGAGCCGGAAGTTGTGCATAATTCTAATATTAGTAGTGGCGGGATTGTAACGGGCACCTCATCTGGGAGCATCCCTTGATGATAGTCATAAAGGTAATGGATAATGAATAATGGATAGAGAGGGCAATGAAAAATGATACCAAGGGAAAAGGATGGAATAGAGCAAAAACGATTAATGATTATACTCGGAAGAAATTAATGATTATACTCCACAACATCTTTCATTCAAACTTGTTCCATACCATCTACCTATCCACACTCAGAAACCacaagcagaagaagctatCCCATTCTATAATCCCTTTCATAGGGTTAATAACAACAGAAGAATATCAAGAAATCACCTCCCCAAGACTCCCCATAAAAAAAACCCAACACGTTTTATTCATTTTCAAAATCCCCCAAACCTCTTCCCTTCTCTACCTTTCCATTCACCCCCTCCCTTCCATTCTTTAttacagaaaaaaaaatgtagttattctcttttctgtttgTGTCAGATTAGGTATTTTATACAGCTTGTATATCCATCCATTCAGTCAATCAAGAAATCCATCATCCCATTCCATCCCGTACCTTCCATCCAACCATCCATCGTCCTGCGTCTATTACAAGAAATTTTATaagagaacaagaaaaaaaagtgtaaaaaaaaagaaaaatacaacATCAGAAGcaaaattataaaaaaggcGACATTACCAtggccatccatcatcatagaaaattaaaagaacACCCAGAAAGAGAAGATCAAAAGCCGCCACCCTGGCaacaattaaaaaaaaaaaaacaagaagcagaaaagagaaatgtcacaaaatctcatcttcaaaaaCACAcacccctttttttttccccactCACTCTGTCCCCTTCAGCGCCGCCCGTAGGCTAATCATCTCACGCTTCAACTTTgcattctccttcttcatcctcgccagctcttctccctgGTTCTTCAGCTTGACAAtgagctcttctttgtcttctttgccCTTACCCTTTAGGGCCTTGACAATCTTCGCCAGCTCGGTATTGAATCGCTCATAGAGCAGCTCATTCTCTGCCACGGCCTCCTTGTGCAGCTGATCAATGGAGCGCATCTTGGACTCTGTCGTCTTGAGAGTGATTTCCACATCCCGCTGCAGCTCATCTTGCTTATCCTGAAGGTCCTGCATCACCACCGGCATTCGATCTTCCAGCGATGCTACTGACTGAGACAACCGTTGCAGACTGATTGTCTGGGGTTCGGACAAGGTACCACTATTGACCATGGCCATTTCCTCACCAATCTTGACCAGCTCTGACTGCAGCATGGCATCCACCTCGCCCACAGCAGTCTTCTCCGtctgcagcctctcccgCAGCTTCTGAGGAGACTGCAGACGGAGCTTTTGTGCCGGAGTTCGCGTAGGActgccgttgccgccgttgccagATTGTCGGCTCGGCGATTCGCCGGATGAGCTTCCTGGCCGGAtcggccgcggcggcagcagcgttggAATGTTGGACGTCGATAGAGTTTTGCTATGTGTCGGTCTCGGTCTCCTAGAAGGAGGTGGATCCTGCCTGTTTGGAGATTCTCCCCGCATTGCCTGTTCCAGCTTGGCCTGGATCTCCTTGATGGGTGACGCCGCTCTCAATCCCCGTATGCTGCCATATATATCTGTGGTTGaaaagttttctttttgtcggGGCGACCGGAGGAGCTGTGACGCATTGGGACTGAGCATCTTGGAAGGAGAAAGCACATTGGGACTACCATTGAGCCTCTCCGACGTCTCCTTTGTGTTttgaagaggctgcagcgcattctccctctcctctccctctcgaTCCTCGTCAATGCTAGTCGTATCTATCAGCGACTTGAGATCAGACAGGGAGCTTCTCCTCTTGTGATGCCTCCTGGGTGTTCCGGGTGTCGACGGTTCATACGCGGGCTCTCCAATGGTGTCGAGCGGAAACTCCATGCGATGGTTGCTGGGCGGTCTCACGGGGTCCTCAAAGGCAGTAGCTACGTGAGGCCTATCCCCGGATCCCGGCCTGCCCAGAGTAAATCTCTTGTGGATGATGTTGTCATCGGTTGACCGTTGGCGCAGAGCTTGCTGCATTGTCGCCCTAGACATGCTCGCGCTCTCGCCGGTGGCCGGGTTTCGATGCTTGCCCAGACTCCGCCAGACAGAAGTGCGCTCCTCCTTGGAGTTTGAGTTTTGTCGAATCAGCATGTCAAGGCCAAACTTGCGGCGTAGCGAAGATGTGTTGGATGTCACGGAGCCCTGGTGAGATTTGTTGCCGCTCGCGACGCCGCCACTACTGCGCGTCTGGAACGACTCCATCAATTGCAGCTCGGCTAGACTAAAGCCGGCGTACGTGGCCTCTCCAAATATCCTGTCACAATCATCGACTAGACGATCCAATAAGTTGATGTAATTTGCTGCGGTGCCGTCGGTAACGAGCATCTCTGCAAACGCCAACGTCAGCGCACCACGATCGCTGTCATTGCTACAGCCATCGAGCAGGTCGGCCAGCAGCTTAATCAGTGCTGTAAACGCTCTTCGATTCTGTGGAGCCAGCTCTTTGAACAAAAAGTTGACAAAGTCGGCAAACTCGCCCGGGACACGCTTGTTGGCTCGCTCCTGCAGAGTGTCGAGCATCTTGATGGTCGTCACAGGTCCTATCTGTTCAGTCCAGGCAATGTGGAGGAAGTTTTCAAATGCCGTAAAGACGACTTCAGTTCCCACGTCGTTGGCCACTTCCACCTCTTGCGGATTCTCAATGAGCCTATTGTACAAATCATTGACAAGCAATTCGTCAGCCGAAGCGCGGTGTAACAATGTTCTGCCGTGGATGGAGCCCTTGCGGTATTGAAGAGCAGTGGTAAAGGCCTCAAACGTCTGCTCCAGTCGAACAAGAGGATTCTCCGGCATCACTTCTTCCACTGCTTGTCTGCTATTGGTGCTGTTCTTCCCTCTGATGGAGCCATACATGGAGTGATGGCTGTCGGCCCGCTGGATAGAGGCTTGGTGTGGATGTTTGGCCTCTGAAAGGGTAGTCTCGGAAGCGTTGTTGGAGCCGCTCCATAGACTGGTGAAGAGTTTGACAGGGGACGCCGCCAGGAAGGATCGTGTCTTTTCAGCGCGGTTGGATAGACACAGGGTGCGCAGCATCTTGGAGTGGTAGGAAACCATGGGAGCAGTGAGGGCCCGGTTAGAGACATTGAACTGGACGCTCAAGAGCTGCATGACTTGAGGATGGGTTAGCATGAAAAATACAAAgcagaatgaaaaaaaaaaaaagggctgataagagaaaaagggcttACTTCGTCTTGACATGGTGGGAAGGAAATCCTCCAGAGCCACGTCGTCTTGGTACTGCTTCCCATTCAGTCCCACCGTGAGCAGAGAAATCTTCTTCATATTCTTGCTCGTCACGTTAATCACAATCTCGATGCCATAATGTCCGACTGGAGCACCCTTGGTCCCCTTTTCATGGTCGACCACCACTCGGATAGGAGCCGGTTCGCGTCGGCCTTCGATGAGCTGatcagctccttcttggaATAACGCAGCGTGCAGTCCCAGGTTGTTTTCAGGCATCCGCACTGATCGCAGGGTCCAGCTAGGATCTTCTCTCTCTACCTCGGGGAAACGTGCCTCGATCCTGGCTTTGACGACATCTTCACTCCACTTTGCGGCTTTGCCCTCAAAGGCTTCTTGCAGCAGGAAACACCGTGATGTGATGGCCTTGGGAACTTTGTGCTCTCCGGGGTGCATGCCCTTCATCTCTGCGCTGGACGTCATCCAGATGAGGTGGCCATCGGCCGATTCCGTAAAACGAACATCTGCGAGATGATGCCAGCCCGTGAAAATGAACTCGTAATGGCTGGGACCGCCGGCAGCATTCGTCATGGAAATGAGCAGCTCTGCCGCCGAGGGCTTGTCGATCTCGCGAAGCAAGTCGCGCCCCGTCATGTTGTTATCGCCAGATTTCCTCAGCATGACGATGTAGTCGGAGAATAAGAGGAATATTCCAGCATCGTCGGAGTCGATTGTGGCCTGGTACGGTGGCGAGAGTTCTAAGAAGTCAGCAGCTAGGATGAGGCGGCCCTGAGGCTCAAGATCTGCGGGCCACGCCTCAACCATATTTCGAAGGCGGTTTGCGATGTGAGGTTTGTCTGGCAGGGGGTCATCCATGGAACAaatgttggtgatgatgtctcGCGCCTTGAGCAtgggctgcagcgccggGTGCGTGATGGGTAATGAGGCGATGATTTGGTCGATGAGCAGGCTGTATCGCGGCAGCCTCTGGACGGGCTCAATGAGAAGCGAGCGAATCGTCTGCTCGCCGGCTCTGCTCACTCGCTGTCGGAAACTCGACTGCTGGTCTAGGAATGAATTCAGCAGTGTCGGAAAGTGCTGACTCGCCTTGATGTAGTCTTGGTAGCACTGGGTAAATTTGGGGAACCATTCGAGGAacagcttggccatggccaacgCGCCGAGCGGATCCTTCTTGGGGGCAGCATTGTTGCCAGCCCTCATCGAAGACGATAGACTCGTCGTCGGGTTTTCCATGTCTTTGACGGCGTCCTCCTCGGTTTCGTTCATAATCTTGCGCAGCTCCTCGATAAAGGCCGAGTTTACTTGCAGAATCCCATCTGACGACTTGGgaaacagcttctccagctcttcttcggaCGGACTCAGACTCTCGACCGACCGCTTCTTTGCGTTATTTCGGAAGTCGTTGGCCACGGTCTTGACGAGCTCCTGGACCTTGAGCACGTAGCGCTCCTCGGTGTCAACGAGCTCGCTCATCTTCATGCGCAGCTCCATCTTTTGGTCCTTGGTAAAGGTCTTGTTGCGATTCAGCGGGGTGGGTTTTGAGGGCGCGCGGCGCAGCTTGCTGGTGGGCAGGAAGACGGGCTCGCCAAACAGCTTGACCAGCGGTGTGTAGCTGCCGTACTGGCGCAGCGTCGGGTCGATGatgtcgtcctcgtcgtcgggcaTGTCGTCGAGCTCGGCCGACTGCGGCACGATGGAGCCGGGCGGCAGGATGAAGTCGATGTCGACGTTGTTGACGTGCTGGGTCTGCAGGGCCTCGTCCAGCGTGGCGACGACGTCGGCGGTGTTTTCGCTGCGCACCATCTCCTTGACCAGGTCGGCGGCATGCTGCTCGCTGAAGAGGGCGGGCGCGCTGCTGGGCCGCTTGCCCTTGGGCGGCGGGTAGGCGGCCTTGAGGTGCGCCTTGACATTGTCGGGCAGCTCCTTGAAGTAGCGGAACAGGCCAAAGGCCAGGCCGCGGTAGACCTCGTCGCCCTGGAACTCGCGCGGCAGGTGGTTGACGACGCTGTAGAAGggcgagctgggcgagatggTGATGCGCGGGAAGCTCTGGAAGCCGGCGGGCGTGAAGACGTGGACCTGGACGCGCGAGCTGTTGAGCGTGTAGTTGGCCGTGGTCGAGGGCCcgtggaagatgaggacggGCAGCTGGCCCAGCAGCGGGTCGGCGGCGTGGTAGAGAGCAATGTGCTCGGGCGAGAGCGCCAGCTCGTCCGTGACACGCACCATGGCGGGCTCTGCGTTGGGGGCTGGGCCGGACCTGAGGTCTCAATCGAGGGCTCAATGGCCAGCGGCGCTCATAGCCCGgcggttggcgatgctggtgctggagtcGGGCGGTGTTCGTCGAGGCTCAAGTTGACGTGCGTGGTCgtgtctcttcttctgcgtcgAGGCTGAGAGCGTGTTTCTTTTCGTGTCCAGGGAAGGGCTGGCGGCAGGCGTTGCTGCCCTTGCAGCGTCGTCGgtggatggcgatgggggcTGCCCAGTCTCCCTCGATCCCTCGTTGCTCGCCGTAAATCGTAATCGTTAGGCTGTTTCGTGTCTTTGTCTGGGCGATTCGTCTTTGTGTGTCCGCAAAGGGAGTCGGGGATCAGCGGCAAAAAGAGCGTGTGAGTTGCGTGATGCGATGTGGGATGGAGAAAATGCGGAATTGGAGATGCGTCTtcagaaacagaaaagagtCAAGGCTTTGCGTCCTGCTTtagctctggctctgctgctctgctctgctcttcCTTTGATTTGCATGGGGAGGGGTGAGGGAGACGAAGCCGAGGTGGGCCCAGCGCAGGCTATATTTCTTTAGGTCCCGGCAGAAAGTAAACAGAGGCTTTTTTGGGGCGCTTGTGGCTTGAGCGCTTCTTCAGTCAAAGAGTTTAAACGCGGGAGTCcaagtaaagaaaaagagtcACAAAAAGGCGTTGAGAAGTTAGTTGCAAAGCTTAGTTCCCGCACCCTAAACACGCTGGTTGCCGTGGGAATGTTTCGGGCTTGTTGAATATAGAGTTCAAATGTATGTTTGTTTTGTGGCCAAACAGATTTGTCTGGAGCCTTTTCCAGAAGGCTTCGGTGATCCCTGCGGCCGGGACCAAGCTCACGAGAAGAATGAAATAAGATTGAACATGAGAAAATGGACAAGGCCGAGTCTTACGCAAGACCTGATTAAACTATCCAGGAAGCAGCACTAGTCATTACGGCCCTATGCAGGAGGCATATGAGAAATATGTAATATGCAGGCAATATTCTATTGCTCGAGCCCGGCAGGATGAGATGAGGTGAGGTGC is a window encoding:
- a CDS encoding uncharacterized protein (EggNog:ENOG41), whose translation is MVRVTDELALSPEHIALYHAADPLLGQLPVLIFHGPSTTANYTLNSSRVQVHVFTPAGFQSFPRITISPSSPFYSVVNHLPREFQGDEVYRGLAFGLFRYFKELPDNVKAHLKAAYPPPKGKRPSSAPALFSEQHAADLVKEMVRSENTADVVATLDEALQTQHVNNVDIDFILPPGSIVPQSAELDDMPDDEDDIIDPTLRQYGSYTPLVKLFGEPVFLPTSKLRRAPSKPTPLNRNKTFTKDQKMELRMKMSELVDTEERYVLKVQELVKTVANDFRNNAKKRSVESLSPSEEELEKLFPKSSDGILQVNSAFIEELRKIMNETEEDAVKDMENPTTSLSSSMRAGNNAAPKKDPLGALAMAKLFLEWFPKFTQCYQDYIKASQHFPTLLNSFLDQQSSFRQRVSRAGEQTIRSLLIEPVQRLPRYSLLIDQIIASLPITHPALQPMLKARDIITNICSMDDPLPDKPHIANRLRNMVEAWPADLEPQGRLILAADFLELSPPYQATIDSDDAGIFLLFSDYIVMLRKSGDNNMTGRDLLREIDKPSAAELLISMTNAAGGPSHYEFIFTGWHHLADVRFTESADGHLIWMTSSAEMKGMHPGEHKVPKAITSRCFLLQEAFEGKAAKWSEDVVKARIEARFPEVEREDPSWTLRSVRMPENNLGLHAALFQEGADQLIEGRREPAPIRVVVDHEKGTKGAPVGHYGIEIVINVTSKNMKKISLLTVGLNGKQYQDDVALEDFLPTMSRRIMQLLSVQFNVSNRALTAPMVSYHSKMLRTLCLSNRAEKTRSFLAASPVKLFTSLWSGSNNASETTLSEAKHPHQASIQRADSHHSMYGSIRGKNSTNSRQAVEEVMPENPLVRLEQTFEAFTTALQYRKGSIHGRTLLHRASADELLVNDLYNRLIENPQEVEVANDVGTEVVFTAFENFLHIAWTEQIGPVTTIKMLDTLQERANKRVPGEFADFVNFLFKELAPQNRRAFTALIKLLADLLDGCSNDSDRGALTLAFAEMLVTDGTAANYINLLDRLVDDCDRIFGEATYAGFSLAELQLMESFQTRSSGGVASGNKSHQGSVTSNTSSLRRKFGLDMLIRQNSNSKEERTSVWRSLGKHRNPATGESASMSRATMQQALRQRSTDDNIIHKRFTLGRPGSGDRPHVATAFEDPVRPPSNHRMEFPLDTIGEPAYEPSTPGTPRRHHKRRSSLSDLKSLIDTTSIDEDREGEERENALQPLQNTKETSERLNGSPNVLSPSKMLSPNASQLLRSPRQKENFSTTDIYGSIRGLRAASPIKEIQAKLEQAMRGESPNRQDPPPSRRPRPTHSKTLSTSNIPTLLPPRPIRPGSSSGESPSRQSGNGGNGSPTRTPAQKLRLQSPQKLRERLQTEKTAVGEVDAMLQSELVKIGEEMAMVNSGTLSEPQTISLQRLSQSVASLEDRMPVVMQDLQDKQDELQRDVEITLKTTESKMRSIDQLHKEAVAENELLYERFNTELAKIVKALKGKGKEDKEELIVKLKNQGEELARMKKENAKLKREMISLRAALKGTE
- a CDS encoding uncharacterized protein (EggNog:ENOG41): MGDTTAPPPLSVNVVLMAMADALPTHARGDESSDLASSYEVIALLVHAYFAALDFRLCGFDEDKQMPECASLAPRLPPQWNNGFGSLSFVYKHKQSSMTFVVRVDRMGSKVEIRGLAVGAENIHRFEYTVRDIVQASNLPLRIPLDARGNEDRSNLPDKLKKLFTSDGAIERILNDTRVQIVQKLIPRLQREGYVETEDAEANARGERRAQEARGDPSLHPWGPRPPIGPSPGQMPGQMPYPHPGLLPDNARRRPPPADFPPPDFEDEHQINSPPGRVMGGLRMPPSYIGHDDLNPPGLGPHDPLRGSFVGGGLPRPGGFSGMHPTFDDPLFTGEGGWGGDGPHGAGYNPQAPPGARWDPVNPGEGPRFPGSGGRGGNRGGYNGGRGGFGGYGGGFGGDII
- a CDS encoding uncharacterized protein (TransMembrane:1 (o72-95i)), which codes for MTWRLAHQREHAQHVSLAFFSQNTTSSAITTQCQPQSRRQHTANTRTSPIQPIPRPLPLPLQAPPPPSPSPLLAAAPLLSTFTSFLTIAIHSLLYHRSLYPPTSFLTARAFNLAVHQSRHPAVCAWINDAVSAISNQLNAGTARRIVFVVHSSDSKVRERWVFDVERFPAWNLKDEAAAAATAAESGAPTSHQQQDNDQDDDSEEGEDEETAAEVQDALNWADIHEALRGALQRLAYAAQAAEKLPPGCTFTLALELRDEAEAPIGHPQPWIPSEPNLQPPTKQKPHQGESLKGIATKPVRSVRVDPLFFECWLEQGSPEPEVVHNSNISSGGIVTGTSSGSIP